Proteins encoded by one window of Chanos chanos chromosome 7, fChaCha1.1, whole genome shotgun sequence:
- the cct7 gene encoding T-complex protein 1 subunit eta — translation MDKLIVDNRGKATISNDGATILKLLDVVHPAAKTLVDIARSQDAEVGDGTTSVTLLAAEFLKQLKSYVEEGLHPQTIIRAFRTATNLAVKKIKEIAVTVKKDDKQEQRKLLEKCAATALNSKLIAGQKDFFSKMVVDAVMMLDELLSLKMIGVKKVQGGALEDSQLVAGVAFKKTFSYAGFEMQPKRYENPKIALLNIELELKAEKDNAEVRVNTVEDYQAIVDAEWNILYDKLEKIYKSGAKVVLSKLPIGDVATQYFADRDLFCAGRVQEEDLKRTMMACGGSIQTSVSSLTDDVLGQCELFEEVQVGGERYNFFKGCPKAKTCTIILRGGAEQFMEETERSLHDAIMIVRRAIKNDSIVAGGGAIEMELSKYLRDYSRTIPGKQQLLIGAYAKALEVIPRQLCDNAGFDATNILNKLRAKHAQGGMWYGVDVNNEDIADNFQACVWEPAIVRINALTAASEAACLILSVDETIKNPRSSVDAPAGRGRGRGRPPHAH, via the exons ATGGACAAACTGATCGTGGAcaacagag gaaAAGCAACCATCTCTAATGATGGTGCCACCATTCTCAAGCTGTTGGATGTGGTTCACCCTGCAGCCAAGACTCTGGTGGACATCGCCAGATCCCAGGACGCTGAG GTCGGTGATGGCACGACCTCTGTGACCCTGCTGGCCGCAGAGTTTCTGAAGCAGCTGAAATCGTATGTGGAGGAAGGGCTCCACCCCCAGACCATCATCCGCGCCTTCCGCACAGCCACCAACCTCGCCGTCAAAAAGATCAAAGAGATCGCCGTCACGGTCAAGAAAGACGACAAGCA agagcagaggaagctGTTGGAGAAATGCGCGGCCACAGCGCTGAACTCTAAGCTGATCGCTGGGCAGAAGGACTTCTTCTCCAAGATGGTGGTGGACGCAGTGATGATGCTGGACGAGCTGCTGTCCCTGAAGATGATTGGTGTGAAGAAAGTGCAGGGCGGAGCTTTGGAG GACTCTCAGCTGGTGGCGGGTGTGGCCTTTAAGAAGACCTTCTCCTACGCGGGCTTCGAGATGCAGCCCAAACGCTACGAGAACCCAAAGATCGCCCTGCTCAACATCGAGCTGGAGCTCAAGGCCGAGAAGGACAACGCAGAGGTCCGGGTCAACACAGTAGAG GACTACCAGGCCATAGTGGATGCTGAGTGGAACATTCTCTACGATAAACTGGAGAAGATCTATAAGTCCGGCGCTAAAGTGGTTCTGTCCAAGCTGCCCATCGGAGACGTGGCTACACAGTACTTCGCCGATCGGGACCTGTTCTGTGCCGGCCGGGTACAGGAGGAAGACCTCAAGAGAACCATGATG GCCTGCGGGGGCTCCATCCAGACCAGCGTCAGTTCCCTGACTGACGACGTCCTGGGCCAGTGTGAGCTGTTTGAGGAGGTGCAAGTCggaggagagag GTACAACTTCTTTAAGGGCTGTCCGAAGGCCAAGACGTGCACCATCATCCTGAGGGGCGGAGCGGAGCAGTTTATGGAGGAGACGGAGCGCTCTCTGCACGACGCCATCATGATCGTGCGCCGGGCCATCAAG aatGACTCCATCGTGGCTGGTGGGGGAGCCATAGAGATGGAGCTGTCGAAATACCTGAGGGATTACTCCAGGACCATCCCCGGCAAACAGCAGCTTCTCATCGGGGCGTACGCCAAAGCCCTGGAGGTCATCCCCCGACAGCTGTGCGACAATGCAGGCTTCGACGCCACCAACATTCTCAACAAACTGAGGGCCAAGCATGCACAG ggcggTATGTGGTACGGCGTGGACGTGAACAACGAGGACATCGCCGATAACTTCCAGGCGTGCGTGTGGGAACCAGCCATCGTGAGGATCAACGCCCTGACCGCGGCCTCCGAAGCCGCCTGCCTCATCCTCTCCGTGGACGAGACCATCAAAAACCCCCGCTCCTCCGTCGACGCCCCCGCAGGACGCGGGCGGGGTCGCGGGAGACCCCCCCACGCCCACTAG